CAGCGACCGCAGCCGCAGGGAGATGAAGCCCTCCACGTCGGCCTGGACCTCCCGGCCGTAACCGATCTCCTTGATCACGTCCATCGCGTGCTGCTGGAGCTGTTCGAGGGTCGGTACGGCGGGCCGGACGGCGGCCCCCGGGGCGGCCCAGCCGGTGACCACGTCCCAGCCGTTGGCCTCGTACACCCGCTGCAGGGCCAGCGACATGATCTGCGGGAACGGCTCCTCGGCGTCGAAGGCCGCCATGAACAGCGCGCGGACCATGTCGATGTGGGCCTGGACCGGATAGCCGGGCTCGGGGGCGAGCGGGTTGACGCTGAACGGCACGCTCTCCGGGGCCGACGGGTTGATCACGGTCACCGGGGCGAGGTGCTCGATCCGGCCGCCCATCGAGGCGTACTCGGACTTGGCGGGCTCGATGGCCAGCCACGGGATACCCGCGCCGGTGAGCTGTTCCAGCAGGTGCCTGACGGTCTGGGACTTGCCGGAGCCGGTGGCGCCGGTGATGAACGCGTGCCGGTTGAGGGTGGCCAGCGGGACCTTGAACGAGCCGACCGGCCTGTCCTGGCCGTCGAGGATGGACCCGAGCTCGACGGTGAGCGCGCCGGGCACGGTGTCCGCCTCGCTGGTCACGTCGAAGAAGCCCGCGTCGAGGACCCGTACCCCCGGCACCTCCCGGTGCGGCAGCCCGGCGAGGGCGGCGAGCGCCCCGGCGGTGGCCGCGAACGGGGAGGCCGCGCCGTCCGCCGGGTCCTGCAGGGTGGTGGCCAGCGCCTCGGCGAAACCGTACACGGGGCCGGACAGCGCGCTGCGCAGGCGGTAGGGGTGGTGGCTCATCTCGGCGGAGCCGACGAGCACCGGGGCGATCTGGCGCAGCTCCTCGGGTCCGGCGGCCCCGGCGAGCACCCGGACGTTCCAGAGCCCCGCCTCGCGAAAGGCGTCCAGCTCCTGCATGCGCCGCTCGGCCCGCTCGGCGTCGTAGCGGGAGCGCTCGGAGGCGTCACCGTACTGCCGCAGCACGTTGAGCTGGGTGCGCAGGTGCGAGACCTCGGCGTCGAGCAGGTCGGTCTGCTCGGCCACCACCAGCCAGGCGAACGGCCGGGACATGAGCGTGACCAGCGTCGACTCGAAGAGCGTGGGCCGCCTGATCTCGTCGGCGTCCGGCTCGCGGCGTCCGCCGAGCGGCGGGGCCTGCCGTCCCGGGCAGACGGTCCAGGCCAGGTCGGACAGGTCGCGGAGCCACTCGTCGCCGATCCGGACGCCACGGGCGCCGCTGGGGAACAGCAGCGGCTCGGGACCTCCGGGAGCCTGCTCGACCTCGGTGGCGGCCCTGCGGGGCGGGCGCGGCGGGGTCAGCGGCCCCGCGTTGGTGATCAGCTCCAGCGGGGCGCCCGACCCCCGCGAGAGCCAGCCGACCACGAAGGGACGGTTGCGCTGGGCCGTGGAAAGTACGGCGGGCAGCACGGTGACGAAGTCCCACTCGGCGGAGGAGCTGCGCGAGGGCGCCGTGATCGCCTGGATTCTGTACCAGGGACCGGTCAGGGCGTTGGGCGGACGGGACACACTTGGCTGCATTTGGTCTCCACCCGGGGGACCCGGCTCCAGGCCGGAGGGTTGACGCTTCACGGATCGCTCCGTCGTACCGGCCGACGCATGATCGAGATCGAGATCGAGATCGAGGGTAGGTCACCCCCGCAACCACGGTCGAACCTGACTCGGGGCTCGCACCCCGGCATTGACCATCCCATTACGACATACGGACGCCTCGTTGACGCAACCGGTGAAAACGCCACCGCTCGAACGATCCGCACCCGAGTCTCCGCCGGCCGAACCTCCCCGGCCGGAGCCCTCACCACCCGGGTTCCCGCCGTCGAAGACCCTGCCGTCCGAATCCTCACCCGGGTCTCCATCGCCCGAGTCTCCACCGGCCGGGTTCTCATCAGCGGCGGCGCCAGTCGAGTCTCGCCGGGGGCGGGCCGAGGTTGGGCGGCGCGTCCTCGAACGCGCTCGACGCGCGCGGCTCCACCTTTTTCTCCTGCTTCTCCTGCGAGTGGTCCAGCGCGGCTTCCCTGATCTCGTCGAACTCGCCCAGCGTCGTCTTGGGGAAGGTCAGTATGGCCGGGTTGGCATCGGCGAGACGGACCCTGCGGCCCTCGGCGGTGGCGTCGGTGACGATCACCGAGGTGGTGGGAAGCTGCTGGAGCTGGTGGGGCTCGACGAGGAACTCCCTGGAGCGGTGCAACACCCGCTCGGTCTCCCCCATCGCCTTGGTCGCGCGGCGGCCCCACTCGGTGGACTCGGTGATGTCCTCCTTGAGGTCCGTGTGGCTCACGTCGCGTTCCTCGTCGCCCTCCTCGGCCTGGCCGACCGTGGAGACGTAACCGCCGTCCATCCCGGCCCCGGCGGCGCTGATCGTCTCGGTGAGCTGGGCGAGCTCCAGGCGGTGCTCGGTGCCGACGTGCTCGCTGGCGACCCGGGCGTCCTCGGCGTTGCCGAGCCGCATGAACGTCACCGCCGCGTGTCCGCGCCCGAGCCGCTCCCGTACGGTCGGGGTCAGCGCTCGGTAGGTGAGCACCAGCCCGGTCCTGGAGGTCTCGCAGGCGTCCATCAGCCGGTCGAGCACGTCGCCGCGGAGCTTGTCCGCGCCCGCGACGATGATCGTGTGGTACCACGGCCGCTCGGAGGCGGGCGACTGGCGCAGGATGTGGGTGAGCGCGGTCGCCACGTACGTGCCGAGGACGCGGTTGCCGAGCACGCCCGCCTGGCGGTCCATCGACACGACCCGCAGGCGCGCGGGCGGCAGGCGCACCGCCTCCGAGCCGAGGGTCTCCAGCTTGCGCAGCTGCGACTCCAGCGCCCACGCCCGCTCGATCACCACCCGGTCGCTGACGCCCCGGCCGAACAGCGTGCCGATCCGCTCCAGCTGGGTGGCGGTGATCAGGCCGAACCGCAGGTCCTCGCGGGGGTCGCCGACCTGGGCCAGGGCGCGCAGGGCGGCGGTGACCTGGTTGATCGTGGCGCTCTCGCCGAGGACCTCCAGGACCCGCTCCAGGATGGCGTTGTCGAACGACAGATCCCTGGTCGTACGGTGCTCCTCGCTGACACTCACGACGTGGGCGAGGACGTCGGCGAAGGCCTCCGGGGCCAGCGTGGCGCCCAGGTCGAGCCGGGGCAGGTCGACCGGCAGCACCCAGACCAGCGGGTCGTCGCCGCCCCTGCGCGCCAGCTCGATCAGGTCCTTCGCGATCGCGCCCTCGGACAGGTCGAGCACGGTCAGGTGGCCGCCGCTGTAGAGGCGGGTCGCGCCGAGCAGGGTGATCAGTGCCGACCAGCCGGGCAGCGTGCCCCCGGCCACGTCGATCCGGTCGATCTCGTCGGGCACCGCCACCGCGTACCAGGTCAGCTGGCGGTCGTGGCGCTCCTTCTTCTCCGCCCACTCCCGGTAGCGGGCGGCGTGCTCCTCCTGGGCGAGGAAGAGCTCCCTGTCACGTTCCTCCCGCAGCCGGTCACCGGCCACCTCGCGCTCCCTGATGCGGTGACGTACCGCCCGGTCGCCCTGGTGGACGGCGTAACTGCAGAACGCCGCGATGCCACCGGCGGCGATCACCCCGACGGCGGCGAACGACCAGCTGAGCATCTCGGTGAGACCGAGGACGAGGATCAGGGTGGCGAGCGCCGTCATGAACGCACGGACGATCTTAACCGGCCGGTTCAGGAGGTCCTCGTTGAGGCGCTCCCTGCGCACCCACTCGGGGTCGAGCGGCTCGGGAGGATTCTCGACGGGCGAGGGTCGCTTGGGAGCCGGACCCGGATCAGGGTGCAACAAGGCGTACTGCCAGCCCAGGTAGATCCGATCCGCCTGGAGCTGCGCATGCTCGGGATGCACGTCCGCCACGGAACCTCCGCCATCGGGCTCATCGGAAGCCTCGGAGACAGCGTAAGAGTTCGCCATCATATTCGGGCAGCGTTCCCGTCAATCCGCTGTATTTTCCCCAGGTTTACCAGTACTTAAGGGACAGATGAGTCGGATGAGACGGACGTCAGCGATTAACATCGTTTCTCATGACTGCCCCTCCCGAGGGTCCCACCAGACGGCGCCCCATCGCGGTCCCGCTCGCCGCTCTGGTGACGGCCGCCGGTCTGGGAGTCACCGCCGCCCTCGGCGGCTTCGCCACGGCCCCCGACACGCCTCCCAAGCGGCTGGGCCAGGGCTCGACCGTGGATCAGGAACAGTTCACGACCACGTTCGTCGGGTCCCGCACCACGAGCGAGCCGGGCCTGTTCGGCAGCCCGGCCAAGCGTTTCCTGGAGATCGAGTTCCGGGTCCTCAACAAGGGCGACGAGACCGCCGACATGGGACTGCCCTACGAGGGCGGACCGCCCGGCGGCGGGTCCTTCGGCGCGTCCCTGCTCAAGATAACCCCGGCGATCAAGGGCAAGTACGGCGCGTCGGTGTTCACCCCCACCGGAGGGGGCGAGAGCAGCCAACTGCATCCGGCCCTGCCGACCAGTGTCGTGGTGAGGTACGAGTTGGAGGGCAGGCAGCGGCCTCCCAAACAGCTGACGATCGACGTCGGCAAGTACGAGTGGAACGAGGGAATCACCCTCGCGCCGGGCTGGTTCGTGGTGACGAAGGACGACGGCGGCAAGGAGAAGCCCGTGGTCGCGGCCCAGGTCACGCTTCCCGTCGTACCGGAGGGAGCTCGCTCGTGAACGTCTCCTCCCGCCCCCAGCCCGAGACACGTTCCCAACCTGAGGACCGCCCCCGGCCTGAGACGCGTTCCCGGCCCGAGACGCGTCCCCGGCCCGAGGACCATCTTCGACCCGAGACCCGTTCCGAGACGCGTTCCCAACCTGAGAACCGCCCCCGGTCCGAGACCCGTTCCCGGCCCGAGGATCATCTTCGGCCTGAGGACCGTCCCCGGCCCGAGACCCGCTCCCGGCCCGGGGCGCCCGCCCGCCGCAGAACCGCCGCGCGGCCGAGCCGGTGGCGCGCCGCCGGTGCCGTGCTGGCCGGGATCGCGCTGGCGACCGCCGCCGTGGGGCTGCAGGCCTTCGGCGCGGAAATCGCCGACCACAACGCGCCCCTCACCTCGACCGGCGCCATCAACGAGGAGGTCACCGGCTCGCGGATCTCCGCGCGGGTCAGGGCGGTGCACGCGGCCAAGGCCATCACGGCCATGAAGGCCGGCGAGCAGGAACGCGTGACCGCCAAGGGGATCTTCATCATCGTGGAGGTGGCCGCCACGGCGACCTGGGAGCCGCAGCAGTTCGGACCTCCCCGGTTGCTGACGGCCGGCGGGCGCCGCTACGTGGCCTCCGACAGGGTGGACCCGATGTCGACCATCACCCATTCCTACATCCAGCCCGGCTGGTGGACCGAGGGAGTGGCGGTCTTCGAGATCCCGCCCGGGGAACTCCCGGACTCCCGGATCCTGCTCGCCCCCTCATCCGGTTTCATCGTCGAGCCGAACGGACCCGAGATCGAGATTGACCTGGGCCTGGACGAAACGGCCGCGCGACGACTGACCTCCACCGCGAAGGACGTCTACGAGTTGGCGAGCAGGAACTGATGGGGACGCCATACCGGGGAGGTCCCGAGGACGAGCAGGGCCGCGACTGGTTCGCCTCGCGGGAGGAGCGGCTCGCGCACGAGGAGCGGCTCGCGCGAGAAGACCGATCCGCAGAAGACCGGTCCACTTGGGAGGACCGGTCTTCTTGGGAGGACCGGTCTTCTTGGGAGGACCGGTCTTCTTGGGAGGACCGGTCTTCTTGGGAGGACCGGTCTTCTTGGGAGGACCGGTCTTCTTGGGAGGACCGGCCCGTACGACGGGATCGGCCCGTCCCGGAAGGTCATCCTTCCGGACCGTCTCACGATCCCTACCGAGGCAGCCCCTGGCCCGCCACCCTCGGCACCTGGCCGGCGCCTCCCGGCGCTCCCG
This region of Streptosporangium sp. NBC_01495 genomic DNA includes:
- a CDS encoding ATP-binding protein, translated to MQPSVSRPPNALTGPWYRIQAITAPSRSSSAEWDFVTVLPAVLSTAQRNRPFVVGWLSRGSGAPLELITNAGPLTPPRPPRRAATEVEQAPGGPEPLLFPSGARGVRIGDEWLRDLSDLAWTVCPGRQAPPLGGRREPDADEIRRPTLFESTLVTLMSRPFAWLVVAEQTDLLDAEVSHLRTQLNVLRQYGDASERSRYDAERAERRMQELDAFREAGLWNVRVLAGAAGPEELRQIAPVLVGSAEMSHHPYRLRSALSGPVYGFAEALATTLQDPADGAASPFAATAGALAALAGLPHREVPGVRVLDAGFFDVTSEADTVPGALTVELGSILDGQDRPVGSFKVPLATLNRHAFITGATGSGKSQTVRHLLEQLTGAGIPWLAIEPAKSEYASMGGRIEHLAPVTVINPSAPESVPFSVNPLAPEPGYPVQAHIDMVRALFMAAFDAEEPFPQIMSLALQRVYEANGWDVVTGWAAPGAAVRPAVPTLEQLQQHAMDVIKEIGYGREVQADVEGFISLRLRSLRVGSAGRFFEGGHPADIGDLLQRNVVLAIEDVANDEDKAFLMGTLIIRIVEHLRMRARKERSSGLKHVIVIEEAHRLLRDRGAGRASTHAVELLAGMLAEIRAYGEGIVVAEQIPTKLVSDVVKNTALKVIHRLPAEDDRRLVGAATNLSEEQSRQVVSLPPGVAAVFADGMDRPLRIQVPLGEDRERPVPGHMPPICGRRSAACGQECRGGRACTLVELREADLLAGAPEWAWLRIWTDTLVLAFCTNRPLPGVPRALAELWSELPPRRRECLLATAVERCVGRRAWSLRTVNDPTKLTEQVAAVATRLLGPDRDPGERPGPAWVIPQVRWLHEVDRLFPHGQPAPNPRGSAPVMEYALFNRPAGGTELLGHRAKALRHHPLSMEVDRNRELAWRVILGDDERESVERDILTVTIGVDPSERLRHVSQTMGAGWLESVLSWPHRFVLPFDADSPEPVELAFAEQ